One segment of Castanea sativa cultivar Marrone di Chiusa Pesio chromosome 3, ASM4071231v1 DNA contains the following:
- the LOC142629834 gene encoding uncharacterized protein LOC142629834: MQHDEVIWQVIRHNHCSFMSKITTGNFCRNPYNVTGICNRSSCPLANSRYATIRDHDGVFYLYMKTIERAHMPNKLWERVKLPRNYEKALEIIDKHLMYWQKTLVHKTKQRLTKMTQMRIRMRKLALKTREKIMTTPRKEKKREARREEKAEKAAALDKSIEKELLERLQKGVYGDIYNYPVKEYNKVLDIEEGQAASEDEDEMEPEIEYVEGYEDLDIEDDIEDFGGLAIARSQMDNDNVGMDSDDEKVEPVAGKRLRKETASASRKLEKDGHDGKSKKRARVLVEVEHGDADEREKVIH, from the exons ATGCAGCACGATGAGGTCATATGGCAGGTTATCAGGCACAACCACTGCAGTTTCATGTCCAA AATTACAACTGGAAATTTCTGTAGAAATCCCTATAATGTGACCGGAATTTGTAACCGGAGCTCATGCCCGCTTGCTAATAGTCGCTATGCCACCATTCGCGACCATGATG GAGTCTTCTATCTTTATATGAAAACTATAGAAAGAGCTCATATGCCTAACAAATTGTGGGAGAGAGTTAAGTTGCCCAGAAATTATGAGAAGGCACTTGAGATTATAGACAAACATCTG ATGTATTGGCAGAAGACTCTTGTGCACAAAACAAAGCAACGATTGACCAAGATGACTCAAATGCGGATACGCATGAGGAAGCTTGCTTTGAAAACAAG GGAGAAAATAATGACAACGCCaaggaaggagaaaaaaagagaggctaGAAGAGAGGAAAAGGCTGAAAAGGCAGCAGCACTGGATAAG AGTATTGAAAAAGAACTGTTAGAACGCCTTCAGAAAGGAGTTTATGGTGACATATACAACTATCCTGTTAAAGAATACAATAAAGTTCTTGATATAGAAGAGGGTCAGGCTGCtagtgaagatgaagatgagatG GAGCCTGAGATAGAATATGTTGAGGGTTATGAAGATCTTGATATAGAAGATGACATAGAAGATTTTGGTGGTCTTGCAATTGCTCGGTCTCAGATGGACAATGACAATG TTGGGATGGATAGTGATGATGAAAAGGTTGAACCGGTTGCTGGTAAGAGATTGAGGAAGGAAACTGCCTCAGCTTCGAGAAAGCTTGAGAAAGATGGACATGATGGCAAATCGAAGAAGAGAGCAAGGGTGCTTGTTGAG GTTGAGCATGGAGATGCTGATGAAAGAGAAAAGGTTATCCACTGA